In Mya arenaria isolate MELC-2E11 chromosome 1, ASM2691426v1, the genomic stretch CTGTTTCGCCATAGACAATGTAGTTTGATGTTGATCGTTTtaatttatgaacatattttaagtaattaAGTTGAACCCTTTTCAGTATGCTATTGTTACCAAAATCCCCAAATTTTGGCACCATATAACAAAAtaggtttaattgttttatcaaaaagagtTCTATTCGGAGGTCACCAGGTAATGAGAGGCGATTTGAGTTTCTTATTAGACTAAACATTGCACGTGTTTCGTgagaagttttgtttttaaatactgtgttttctgcacctttcttctAAATTAAACTGGGTATCctccataagaaccattgttttcgacattgaACCATCCTTTTTGGtagattaaaacatttgtattagttgtggtcaattttatttgggagtcaAAGTCCGTCTTTAAAAGTTGGCGTCTCATTTaagataacaaacataacttacAATTGATTATTAATTGACATcatgtttaaaaacacaaaaagtaCGTGTTCATGGACTTAAAATTGACATCTCACTTCAGATAAAGACGACTTATCCCGGCAAGCCAGACAAGCCGAGCTTTCAAACGTACGATACGGTAAGTCCACATTTAGACTTATTCATAATGGATTTGTCGTTaaaaacaaagctttaaaatCTTCAATTCATATGCATGTCTTGTATTCTGTAAATAGTAACAGATAGATGGTTGATGTTGAAAGGAAATGCTAAAGTCGGAAAAAAGCAGCACttcttattttgaaattatgaagTCATTTTTCATTTGGTTACTACATATAACTTTGGAGTTAGTTAATTAATTTTATGAGTCTTGAAAACTGCAAAAAGATATCTACAATAATGCAGGAGCTTGTGATTTAATCAATAACCTTATGTCCATAACTTACATAAAGATATAGCGACCATTATTCTTGTCTTCCCAGATGGTGGTGAGTCCGGTTTCTACGTGACATTGGATAAACCACAAGAAGTAGAAACCAAAATGCCTCTTAAGTTTGATGACGTTGTGACAGACATAGGCGGGGCCTACGATAAACAAACTGGGATCTATACTGCTCCTGTGACTGGTACCTACATGTTTGCACTCAATGCCGTCTGTGCTGCACGCAACTTTCTGCATCTGGCCATCTATAAAAACAACGCGCCTGCGTTTAAAGTGATATGTGATGATTTAAAAGGGGAGATACAACATCAAGGCGGTGGCACCACGATTTTGAGACTGCAAAGAGGTGACAGGATATATGTGACTATGATGTTTCCGCTTGGAACTGTTGGTGAAGTCAGAGGTAATGGGATGACGTCATTTTCCGGATACCTGTTGAAAGAGttataatagaaaaatgtaaaactgTATGTAAATTCCATAGTGCAGCTTTTTTTGTGAACGGATACATGCGCTGAATTTTATTGATGTAATACTTTGATTGTTTTAAGTAAAGAAATATGGCTAAATAGGGACAACTTTCCACCGAGAGTACGACGAATATCGTTAGATCACAAACTGTAGTTGAATGACggatgaatatttataatttcattgatttttttgaatCTGCAAAATGAAGCAAATTTTGGTTATACTACTGGAAAAAGCAATCGTACGATACATTCGTAAACCGATGTTCCCAAGAATTTTATGCCAACACTGTTTCTATGCCAATACTGTTTCTATGCCAACAGCCTATATTGCTATTGCTTTTCatgatacatttattcattgCTTTTACTAGTGAAACCTTTATTGATGGTTATATTGATAGTTGTATTCAAATGAGGTTTTACGATTGACCAACTGCTTTTGTTATAGTTGAAATGGG encodes the following:
- the LOC128240774 gene encoding collagen alpha-1(VIII) chain-like; the protein is MNPVFIGALLAVCLINDVHGKAIPWDQQHLALLSKVEELERIVNKMRQHQSLEIRTDKDDLSRQARQAELSNVRYDGGESGFYVTLDKPQEVETKMPLKFDDVVTDIGGAYDKQTGIYTAPVTGTYMFALNAVCAARNFLHLAIYKNNAPAFKVICDDLKGEIQHQGGGTTILRLQRGDRIYVTMMFPLGTVGEVRGNGMTSFSGYLLKEL